A stretch of the Anaeromyxobacter sp. genome encodes the following:
- a CDS encoding MotA/TolQ/ExbB proton channel family protein, with protein MGELFGSLAKAYHDGGPGMHFILICLVFTLAVLIDRVVVLYFKANIDKEAFLRGLKPHVYAGDLDKAIAFCASQKKTPLVSVIKAGLINVPKGEEDVQAAMDEATLRESPKIERRTGYLAMLGNVATLLGLLGTIIGLIHAFGAVANANPADKASILASSISEAMNCTAFGLLTGIIALVMYSVLQGRTQTMVDEINESSVSVLNLIVANREKMRMPATLAAAEE; from the coding sequence ATGGGCGAACTCTTCGGCTCGCTGGCGAAGGCGTATCACGACGGCGGCCCGGGGATGCACTTCATCCTCATCTGCCTGGTCTTCACCCTGGCGGTCCTCATCGACCGGGTGGTGGTCCTGTACTTCAAGGCCAACATCGACAAGGAGGCCTTCCTCCGGGGGCTGAAGCCGCACGTCTACGCGGGCGACCTCGACAAGGCCATCGCCTTCTGCGCCTCGCAGAAGAAGACCCCGCTGGTCTCGGTCATCAAGGCCGGCCTCATCAACGTGCCCAAGGGCGAGGAGGACGTGCAGGCCGCCATGGACGAGGCCACCCTGCGCGAGTCGCCCAAGATCGAGCGGCGCACCGGCTACCTGGCCATGCTCGGCAACGTGGCGACCCTGCTCGGCCTGCTCGGCACCATCATCGGCTTGATCCACGCCTTCGGGGCGGTGGCCAACGCCAACCCGGCCGACAAGGCCAGCATCCTGGCCTCCTCCATCTCCGAGGCCATGAACTGCACCGCCTTCGGCCTGCTCACCGGCATCATCGCGCTGGTGATGTACTCGGTGCTGCAGGGGCGCACCCAGACCATGGTGGACGAGATCAACGAGAGCTCGGTCTCGGTGCTCAACCTGATCGTGGCCAACCGCGAGAAGATGCGGATGCCGGCCACCCTGGCGGCGGCCGAGGAGTAG
- a CDS encoding biopolymer transporter ExbD, translating to MAIVQPGKRPAKRFLRSRVLGGKMSHGRKATNAELNVVPMVDMMTMLVIFLLQQFSATGEVLYMQKDIRLPDARHGQLIEPAPTVAISADQVVVTGQKVADVADLDRDPGYLDIPALEERLREEKKRWEFIHQNDPSQKWEGLVNIQADQKVPFRIVKRVMYSCGVAGYFNLNFAALDVGSGSAAATPGE from the coding sequence ATGGCCATCGTCCAGCCCGGCAAGCGTCCCGCCAAGCGCTTCCTGCGCTCCAGGGTGCTGGGCGGCAAGATGAGCCACGGGCGCAAGGCCACCAACGCCGAGCTGAACGTGGTGCCCATGGTCGACATGATGACCATGCTGGTGATCTTCCTGCTGCAGCAGTTCAGCGCCACCGGCGAGGTGCTGTACATGCAGAAGGACATCCGCCTGCCGGACGCCCGCCACGGCCAGCTCATCGAGCCGGCCCCCACCGTGGCCATCTCCGCCGACCAGGTGGTGGTCACCGGGCAGAAGGTGGCCGACGTGGCCGACCTGGATCGCGACCCCGGCTACCTGGACATCCCGGCGCTGGAGGAGCGGCTGCGCGAGGAGAAGAAGCGCTGGGAGTTCATCCACCAGAACGACCCCAGCCAGAAGTGGGAGGGGCTGGTGAACATCCAGGCCGACCAGAAGGTGCCGTTCCGCATCGTCAAGCGGGTCATGTACTCCTGCGGCGTGGCCGGGTACTTCAACCTGAACTTCGCCGCCCTCGACGTCGGCTCCGGCTCGGCCGCCGCCACGCCGGGCGAGTAG
- a CDS encoding LON peptidase substrate-binding domain-containing protein: protein MTAERTAPHDPRAALAEACAALKVFPLPGVVLLPGAPAPFHLFEPRYRALGAAVLAGDRVLAVPTLVDPEEAMQERPALRPVAGAGLVVAEQVNQDGTIDLVVQGATRVRLLEELHRGHPYREFRAELLHDVYPASGAGPLQGDVEALGQLVYELAGLLPPESGAGQLAAAVARMRVPGAMADLVAAAAISEPAARYQVLETLDVGKRLALVKEEIAGVILLLSRGKTPSA from the coding sequence GTGACCGCGGAGCGCACCGCTCCGCACGATCCGAGGGCGGCGCTCGCCGAGGCCTGCGCCGCCCTCAAGGTCTTCCCGTTGCCGGGGGTGGTGCTGCTGCCGGGCGCCCCGGCGCCGTTCCACCTCTTCGAGCCCCGCTACCGCGCCCTGGGCGCCGCCGTGCTGGCGGGCGACCGGGTGCTGGCGGTGCCCACCCTGGTGGACCCCGAGGAGGCCATGCAGGAGCGCCCCGCGCTCAGGCCCGTGGCCGGGGCCGGCCTGGTGGTGGCCGAGCAGGTCAACCAGGACGGCACCATCGATCTGGTGGTGCAGGGCGCCACCCGGGTGCGGCTGCTGGAGGAGCTGCACCGCGGCCACCCCTACCGCGAGTTCCGCGCCGAGCTGCTGCACGACGTCTACCCGGCCTCGGGCGCCGGCCCGCTGCAGGGCGACGTGGAGGCCCTGGGCCAGCTGGTCTACGAGCTGGCCGGCCTCCTGCCGCCGGAGTCCGGCGCCGGACAGCTGGCCGCGGCGGTGGCCCGCATGCGCGTGCCCGGGGCCATGGCCGACCTGGTGGCCGCCGCCGCCATCAGCGAGCCGGCCGCCCGCTACCAGGTGCTGGAGACGCTGGACGTCGGGAAGCGCCTGGCGCTGGTGAAGGAGGAGATCGCCGGCGTGATCCTGCTGCTGTCGAGAGGCAAGACGCCGAGCGCGTGA
- a CDS encoding UDP-glucose/GDP-mannose dehydrogenase family protein has product MKIAVIGTGYVGLVTGTCFAETGHTVTCVDLDQAKVALLKGGGIPIYEPGLEELVKRNVKEGRLSFTTDYAEAVPGAEVAFIAVGTPPGETGEADLTYVLGAAASIGQALTGYCVVVNKSTVPVGSADKVREVLARATTVPFDVVSNPEFLKEGAAIDDFMRPDRVVVGVEGERARGVMADLYAPFTRAEQPVLFMDLRSAELTKYAANAMLATRISFMNEIATLCDRLGADVDAVRRGMGSDRRIGHPFLHAGAGFGGSCFPKDVRALMTTARFIGLDFDLLRAVERVNERQKRSLVEKALKHFGGSLAGKQCGVWGLAFKPKTDDMREASSLNIISGLVGAGAKVKAHDPVAREVAARMLHGTVELVEEPYAAAAGADALFLVTEWNEFRQPDWARLRSLMRTPVLFDGRNVWDAAKARAAGFTYYGIGRRQPA; this is encoded by the coding sequence ATGAAGATCGCGGTCATCGGCACCGGCTACGTGGGCCTCGTCACCGGCACCTGCTTCGCCGAGACGGGCCACACCGTCACCTGCGTGGACCTGGACCAGGCCAAGGTGGCGCTGCTCAAGGGCGGGGGCATCCCCATCTACGAGCCGGGCCTGGAGGAGCTGGTGAAGCGCAACGTGAAGGAGGGGCGGCTCTCCTTCACCACCGACTACGCCGAGGCGGTGCCCGGCGCCGAGGTGGCCTTCATCGCGGTGGGCACGCCCCCGGGCGAGACCGGCGAGGCCGACCTCACCTACGTGCTCGGCGCCGCCGCCTCCATCGGCCAGGCGCTCACCGGCTACTGCGTGGTGGTGAACAAGTCCACCGTGCCGGTGGGCAGCGCCGACAAGGTGCGCGAGGTGCTGGCGCGCGCCACCACCGTGCCCTTCGACGTGGTCTCCAACCCGGAGTTCCTCAAGGAGGGTGCCGCCATCGACGACTTCATGCGCCCGGACCGGGTGGTGGTGGGCGTGGAGGGCGAGCGGGCCCGGGGCGTGATGGCCGACCTGTACGCGCCCTTCACCCGCGCCGAGCAGCCGGTGCTCTTCATGGACCTGCGCTCGGCCGAGCTCACCAAGTACGCCGCCAACGCCATGCTGGCCACCCGCATCTCCTTCATGAACGAGATCGCCACCCTGTGCGACCGGCTGGGGGCGGACGTGGACGCGGTGCGGCGGGGCATGGGCTCGGACCGGCGCATCGGGCACCCGTTCCTGCACGCCGGGGCCGGGTTCGGGGGGAGCTGCTTCCCCAAGGACGTCCGGGCCCTGATGACCACCGCCCGCTTCATCGGGCTCGACTTCGACCTGCTGCGCGCGGTGGAGCGGGTCAACGAGCGGCAGAAGCGCTCGCTGGTGGAGAAGGCGCTCAAGCACTTCGGCGGATCGCTGGCCGGCAAGCAGTGCGGCGTCTGGGGCCTGGCGTTCAAGCCCAAGACCGACGACATGCGCGAGGCGTCGTCGCTCAACATCATCTCCGGCCTGGTGGGCGCGGGCGCCAAGGTGAAGGCGCACGACCCGGTGGCGCGCGAGGTGGCGGCCCGCATGCTGCACGGCACGGTGGAGCTGGTGGAGGAGCCCTACGCCGCGGCGGCGGGCGCCGACGCGCTCTTCCTGGTCACCGAGTGGAACGAGTTCCGCCAGCCGGACTGGGCGCGCCTCAGGTCGCTGATGCGCACGCCGGTGCTCTTCGACGGGCGCAACGTCTGGGACGCGGCCAAGGCCCGGGCGGCCGGGTTCACCTACTACGGGATCGGGCGGAGGCAGCCGGCTTGA
- a CDS encoding sodium-translocating pyrophosphatase: MNLSSLITSLVVASGGEANLKLPDLGAERFLGGAISGSYLLAIGLLVSAAGLVFGLSISTRLKNLPVHRSMLEISELIYETAKTYLMTQFKFIAILWAFIAVIIVFYFGVLSEGFGPAKVAIILAFSVVGILGSSGVAWFGIRVNTYANSRTAFASLRGKPFPTYAIPLQAGMSIGTMLISVELLIMLFILLFMGDIAGPCFIGFAIGESLGASALRIAGGIFTKIADIGSDLMKIVFKIKEDDARNPGVIADCTGDNAGDSVGPSADGFETYGVTGVALISFILLAVAPATIQTQLLVWIFAMRIMMVIASIASYWLNEAYAKSRWGNADHMDFEAPLTNLVWLTSVVSVVLTFLVSWLLIPELNGDTTLWWKLSAIITCGTLAGAIIPEMVKVFTSTNSRHVREVVKASEEGGASLNVLAGLTAGNFSAFWLGLVMAVLMGIAYLVSKTTGFNAIMAAPAVFAFGLVAFGFLGMGPVTIAVDSYGPVTDNAQSVYELSLIENIKGIKAEVQKDYGFEPNFEKGKEFLEENDGAGNTFKATAKPVLIGTAVVGATTMIFSIIVTIANMNAGGHGGEGPLDIVKLQALLDGVAGHFSILEPMFLLGLLLGGSVIYWFSGASTQAVSTGAYRAVEFIKKNMKLDSGAERASVEDSKKVVEICTVYAQKGMWNIFMVVFFATLAFAFLDEYFFIGYLISIAFFGLFQALFMANAGGAWDNAKKIVETELKAKGTPLHDACVVGDTVGDPFKDTSSVAMNPVIKFTTLFGLLAVELALQMTAGGQGALRIALSFVFLAVALVFVYRSFYGMRIESNVKGS; encoded by the coding sequence ATGAACCTGTCTTCGCTCATCACGTCGCTCGTCGTCGCCTCCGGCGGCGAGGCCAACCTGAAGCTCCCGGATCTCGGCGCGGAGCGCTTCCTGGGCGGGGCCATCAGCGGCTCGTACCTGCTGGCCATCGGCCTGCTGGTCTCGGCCGCCGGCCTGGTCTTCGGCCTCTCCATCTCGACCCGGCTCAAGAACCTGCCGGTGCACCGGTCGATGCTCGAGATCTCCGAGCTGATCTACGAGACGGCCAAGACGTACCTGATGACGCAGTTCAAGTTCATCGCCATCCTCTGGGCCTTCATCGCCGTCATCATCGTCTTCTACTTCGGCGTGCTCTCCGAGGGCTTCGGCCCCGCCAAGGTGGCCATCATCCTGGCCTTCTCGGTGGTGGGCATCCTCGGCTCGTCCGGCGTGGCCTGGTTCGGCATCCGGGTGAACACCTACGCCAACAGCCGCACCGCCTTCGCCTCCCTGCGCGGCAAGCCCTTCCCCACCTACGCCATCCCGCTGCAGGCCGGCATGTCGATCGGCACGATGCTCATCAGCGTCGAGCTGCTGATCATGCTCTTCATCCTGCTCTTCATGGGCGACATCGCCGGCCCGTGCTTCATCGGCTTCGCCATCGGCGAGTCGTTGGGCGCCTCGGCGCTGCGCATCGCCGGCGGCATCTTCACCAAGATCGCCGACATCGGCTCCGATCTCATGAAGATCGTCTTCAAGATCAAGGAGGACGACGCCCGCAACCCCGGCGTGATCGCCGACTGCACCGGTGACAACGCCGGCGACTCGGTCGGCCCCTCGGCCGACGGCTTCGAGACCTACGGCGTCACCGGCGTCGCGCTCATCTCCTTCATCCTGCTGGCGGTCGCCCCGGCCACCATCCAGACCCAGCTGCTGGTCTGGATCTTCGCCATGCGCATCATGATGGTCATCGCCTCCATCGCCTCCTACTGGCTCAACGAGGCCTACGCCAAGTCGCGCTGGGGCAACGCCGACCACATGGACTTCGAGGCCCCGCTCACCAACCTGGTGTGGCTGACCTCCGTCGTCTCGGTGGTGCTGACCTTCCTGGTCTCCTGGCTGCTCATCCCCGAGCTCAACGGCGACACCACCCTGTGGTGGAAGCTCTCGGCCATCATCACCTGCGGCACGCTGGCCGGCGCCATCATCCCCGAGATGGTCAAGGTCTTCACCTCCACCAACTCGCGCCACGTGCGCGAGGTGGTCAAGGCCTCCGAGGAGGGCGGCGCCTCCCTGAACGTGCTGGCGGGCCTCACCGCCGGCAACTTCTCCGCCTTCTGGCTCGGCCTGGTCATGGCCGTGCTCATGGGCATCGCCTACCTGGTCTCCAAGACCACCGGCTTCAACGCCATCATGGCCGCCCCGGCCGTCTTCGCCTTCGGCCTGGTGGCCTTCGGCTTCCTCGGCATGGGCCCGGTCACCATCGCGGTGGACTCCTACGGCCCGGTCACCGACAACGCGCAGTCGGTCTACGAGCTCTCCCTCATCGAGAACATCAAGGGCATCAAGGCCGAGGTCCAGAAGGACTACGGCTTCGAGCCCAACTTCGAGAAGGGCAAGGAGTTCCTCGAGGAGAACGACGGCGCCGGCAACACCTTCAAGGCCACCGCCAAGCCGGTGCTCATCGGCACCGCCGTGGTGGGCGCCACCACCATGATCTTCTCGATCATCGTCACCATCGCCAACATGAACGCCGGCGGGCACGGCGGCGAGGGCCCGCTCGACATCGTCAAGCTGCAGGCGCTGCTCGACGGCGTGGCCGGCCACTTCTCCATCCTCGAGCCCATGTTCCTGCTCGGCCTGCTGCTGGGCGGCTCGGTCATCTACTGGTTCTCCGGCGCCTCCACCCAGGCGGTCTCCACCGGCGCCTACCGGGCGGTGGAGTTCATCAAGAAGAACATGAAGCTCGACAGCGGGGCCGAGCGGGCCTCGGTGGAGGACTCGAAGAAGGTGGTCGAGATCTGCACCGTGTACGCGCAGAAGGGCATGTGGAACATCTTCATGGTGGTGTTCTTCGCCACCCTGGCCTTCGCCTTCCTCGACGAGTACTTCTTCATCGGCTACCTCATCTCCATCGCCTTCTTCGGCCTCTTCCAGGCGCTCTTCATGGCCAACGCCGGCGGCGCCTGGGACAACGCCAAGAAGATCGTGGAGACCGAGCTGAAGGCCAAGGGCACGCCGCTGCACGACGCCTGCGTGGTCGGCGACACCGTCGGCGACCCCTTCAAGGACACCTCCTCGGTGGCCATGAACCCGGTCATCAAGTTCACCACCCTCTTCGGCCTGCTGGCCGTGGAGCTGGCGCTGCAGATGACCGCCGGCGGCCAGGGCGCGCTCCGCATCGCCCTGTCGTTCGTCTTCCTGGCCGTGGCCCTGGTGTTCGTCTACCGGTCGTTCTACGGGATGCGCATCGAGTCGAACGTCAAGGGCAGCTGA
- a CDS encoding biopolymer transporter ExbD, giving the protein MGGGAMPEQGGGHGGRKRKALDATINVVPAIDLLSCCIAFLLFTAVWTQISRLQVQQLGTGAPVELTTPEQQQKALALTLAVGERGMALVVGDATFEIPSLGRTTDGVVTQDLKSLATRLKAVKGEYPDQASVIVTAEDTVPYGDLVHVIDACLAAGLLQVSVSGV; this is encoded by the coding sequence ATGGGCGGCGGCGCGATGCCCGAACAGGGCGGCGGGCACGGCGGCAGGAAGCGGAAGGCCCTGGACGCGACCATCAACGTCGTGCCGGCCATCGATCTGCTCTCCTGCTGCATCGCCTTCCTGCTCTTCACCGCGGTCTGGACCCAGATCTCCCGCCTGCAGGTGCAGCAGCTCGGCACCGGCGCGCCGGTGGAGCTCACCACCCCGGAGCAGCAGCAGAAGGCGCTGGCGCTCACCCTGGCGGTGGGCGAGCGCGGCATGGCCCTGGTGGTGGGCGACGCCACCTTCGAGATCCCCAGCCTGGGGCGCACCACCGACGGCGTGGTCACCCAGGACCTCAAGTCCCTGGCCACCCGCCTCAAGGCGGTCAAGGGCGAGTACCCCGACCAGGCCTCCGTCATCGTCACCGCCGAGGACACCGTGCCCTACGGCGACCTGGTGCACGTCATCGACGCCTGCCTGGCCGCCGGCCTGCTGCAGGTCTCGGTCTCGGGGGTCTAG
- the larC gene encoding nickel pincer cofactor biosynthesis protein LarC produces the protein MAAATPPSLLVLEPIGGIAGDMFLAAALDAGVDRAALEAALATLGLPGWRLEVTRRSVSGISATHVEVVVTGEQPGSRRRSQILDLIQRSGLSPRARATACALFERVGRAEATVHGVPLEEVHFHEVGAVDSVVDLCGAVVVLELLGWPRVVSAPPELGRGLTRTAHGPMPVPPPAVLELLTGVPIRPGGPPGEAVTPTGAALLAHFAAVGPLPAHVPLRVGYGAGTVTWPDRPNLLRLTLAEPAALAAASPGAGPAEDPEGLYVVETTLDDCPGQLVARAMEVLLELGALDAWAAPITMKKGRPGVLLSALCDGAHRAAAARALLTETTTLGVRWHRVERQVAGREWHEVETGHGPVRVKVALLDGREVGAHPEYEDCLARARAAGVPVREVQAAALAAWRARAGRAPATIPPGSAT, from the coding sequence ATGGCCGCCGCCACGCCCCCCTCGCTCCTGGTCCTCGAGCCCATCGGCGGCATCGCCGGCGACATGTTCCTGGCCGCGGCGCTCGACGCCGGCGTGGACCGGGCCGCGCTCGAGGCGGCCCTGGCCACCCTCGGCCTGCCCGGCTGGCGGCTCGAGGTGACCCGCCGCAGCGTCTCCGGCATCTCGGCCACCCACGTGGAGGTGGTGGTCACCGGCGAGCAGCCCGGGTCCCGCCGGCGCTCGCAGATCCTCGACCTCATCCAGCGCTCCGGCCTCTCGCCGCGCGCCCGCGCCACCGCCTGCGCCCTCTTCGAGCGGGTCGGCCGCGCCGAGGCCACGGTGCACGGCGTGCCGCTGGAGGAGGTCCACTTCCACGAGGTGGGCGCGGTGGACTCGGTGGTGGACCTGTGCGGCGCCGTGGTGGTGCTGGAGCTGCTGGGCTGGCCGCGGGTGGTGTCGGCGCCGCCCGAGCTCGGCCGCGGCCTCACCCGCACCGCCCACGGCCCCATGCCGGTGCCGCCGCCGGCCGTGCTGGAGCTGCTCACCGGGGTGCCCATCCGCCCCGGCGGCCCGCCCGGCGAAGCCGTCACGCCCACCGGCGCGGCGCTGCTGGCCCACTTCGCCGCGGTGGGGCCGCTGCCGGCCCACGTCCCGCTGCGGGTGGGCTACGGGGCCGGCACCGTCACCTGGCCGGATCGCCCCAACCTGCTCCGGCTCACCCTGGCCGAGCCGGCCGCGCTGGCCGCCGCCTCGCCGGGCGCCGGCCCCGCCGAGGACCCCGAGGGCCTCTACGTGGTGGAGACCACCCTCGACGACTGCCCCGGCCAGCTGGTGGCGCGGGCCATGGAGGTGCTGCTGGAGCTGGGGGCCCTCGACGCCTGGGCCGCGCCCATCACCATGAAGAAGGGGCGCCCCGGCGTGCTGCTCTCCGCCCTCTGCGACGGCGCCCACCGGGCCGCCGCGGCGCGCGCGCTGCTCACCGAGACCACCACCCTGGGCGTCCGCTGGCACCGGGTGGAGCGCCAGGTGGCCGGGCGCGAGTGGCACGAGGTGGAGACCGGGCACGGCCCGGTGCGGGTCAAGGTGGCCCTGCTCGACGGCCGCGAGGTGGGGGCTCACCCGGAGTACGAGGACTGCCTGGCCCGCGCCCGCGCCGCCGGGGTGCCGGTGAGGGAGGTCCAGGCCGCCGCGCTGGCCGCCTGGCGCGCCCGGGCCGGTCGCGCACCTGCTACCATCCCGCCGGGGAGCGCGACGTGA
- a CDS encoding ISAs1 family transposase translates to MALCGTLCGAEGWDELVDFCEARRRWLETFLDMPSGIPSADTFRRVFEKLDPAAFQERFTRFVSALARDLSGEVVAIDGKTLRGLVHKAGKATQLHLVHVWATSQKLLLAQQAVDGASGEMGAIPDLLALLDLEGAIITTDANSCTAPVTRAIIENKADYVLAVKGNRGRFYDHVVKAFAEATPTAGIRTQGRVEEGHGRKESRIVSVLEPGDWPWKTNKNGEWAGLRTAVRIERKRELLDGETQSEVHYYVSSLPPEVERIAKAIRAHWDIENGLHWLLDVAFDDDTRTVRNARSAENLAIVARMAFTLVKQDPTRKRGVAASRKKAGWNTDYLAHVLTSGRSIT, encoded by the coding sequence ATGGCGCTCTGCGGGACCCTCTGCGGAGCGGAGGGCTGGGACGAACTGGTCGACTTCTGCGAGGCCCGGCGGCGGTGGCTCGAGACCTTCCTCGACATGCCGAGCGGGATTCCATCAGCCGACACGTTCCGGCGCGTGTTCGAGAAGCTCGACCCGGCTGCCTTCCAGGAGCGCTTCACGAGGTTCGTGTCGGCGCTCGCGCGAGACCTGTCCGGCGAAGTGGTGGCGATCGACGGCAAGACGTTGCGTGGGCTCGTCCACAAGGCTGGCAAGGCGACCCAGCTTCATCTCGTGCACGTATGGGCGACCTCCCAGAAGCTGCTGCTTGCACAGCAGGCTGTCGACGGAGCCTCAGGCGAGATGGGGGCGATCCCGGACTTGCTGGCATTGCTCGATCTGGAGGGAGCGATCATCACCACGGATGCCAACAGCTGCACGGCTCCGGTGACGAGGGCCATCATCGAGAACAAGGCCGACTACGTCCTCGCCGTGAAGGGCAATCGAGGACGCTTCTATGACCACGTCGTGAAGGCGTTCGCGGAGGCTACCCCCACCGCAGGCATCCGGACCCAGGGCCGGGTCGAGGAAGGCCACGGGCGCAAAGAGAGCCGAATCGTCAGCGTGCTCGAGCCAGGCGACTGGCCGTGGAAGACGAACAAGAACGGCGAGTGGGCGGGCCTGCGGACGGCCGTGCGCATTGAGCGGAAGCGCGAGCTGCTCGACGGCGAGACCCAGAGCGAAGTCCACTACTACGTCTCGTCGCTACCTCCCGAGGTGGAGCGGATTGCGAAGGCCATCCGCGCGCACTGGGACATCGAGAACGGGCTGCACTGGCTCCTGGACGTCGCCTTCGATGACGACACCCGTACCGTGCGCAACGCCAGGTCGGCCGAGAACCTCGCCATCGTCGCCCGCATGGCGTTTACCCTGGTGAAGCAGGATCCCACCCGCAAGCGAGGCGTGGCCGCCAGCCGCAAGAAGGCCGGGTGGAACACGGACTACCTCGCCCACGTCCTCACCTCAGGAAGGTCGATCACTTGA
- a CDS encoding PAS domain-containing protein yields the protein MTSSRATPPGAAAPPPARPAATVPAEEPPASAALFLGPLLDLSHDLAWARTEPEVCAAVASALEGLFPGRRHAVRLLDPRTLALTAIRAKGPLRQPDLPALVLGRDTARQAGLSPEALQAAGVTIAAADAPLFEGSGTVTVAPLAVAGALHGLVNLEYEPDGDQVPAADEVMLRQLANLAALGARNLRSMEELASLKTYLEDLIEHANALIAVVGRDRRVTVWNGGLTRLTGVPRGEARGRELTDFAVADERAALAALLDRSLAGEAVDGFETRLTAPGGEARVAFNTAPVRTAAGVVEAVVAIGQDLTRLRNLEAAAEQAEKMAGLGRLAAGIVHELNNPLVAVTMYAEALYEKWAFSSGATADLEKIKAIKDAGQRIQKLTRDLTAYARGGSSRPEPLDLAPLLDQAARMCKPALKEASAEVERAFAEVPQVDASKAALVQAFVNLITNASQALAPGGGHVRLGLTVAGGRVLASVRDDGAGMAPDVLARAFEPFFTTRPGRGIGLGLATARGIVERYGGTIAIESAAGQGATVTVSLPARAVDGPPRP from the coding sequence GTGACCAGCAGCCGAGCCACACCACCGGGCGCCGCCGCGCCGCCGCCCGCGCGGCCCGCCGCCACCGTCCCCGCCGAGGAGCCGCCCGCCTCGGCCGCCCTCTTCCTCGGGCCACTCCTCGACCTCTCGCACGACCTGGCCTGGGCCCGCACCGAGCCCGAGGTGTGCGCCGCGGTGGCCAGCGCGCTGGAGGGGCTGTTCCCCGGCCGCCGCCACGCGGTGCGGCTGCTCGATCCGCGCACCCTGGCCCTCACCGCCATCCGGGCCAAGGGGCCGCTGCGCCAGCCCGACCTGCCCGCGCTGGTGCTGGGGCGCGACACGGCCCGCCAGGCCGGCCTCTCACCCGAGGCGCTCCAGGCGGCCGGCGTCACCATCGCGGCGGCCGACGCCCCGCTCTTCGAGGGCAGCGGCACGGTCACCGTGGCGCCGCTGGCCGTGGCCGGCGCGCTGCACGGCCTCGTCAACCTGGAGTACGAGCCGGACGGCGACCAGGTGCCGGCGGCCGACGAGGTGATGCTGCGCCAGCTGGCCAACCTGGCCGCGCTGGGGGCCCGCAACCTGCGCTCCATGGAGGAGCTGGCCTCGCTCAAGACCTACCTGGAGGACCTCATCGAGCACGCCAACGCGCTCATCGCCGTGGTGGGGCGCGACCGGCGGGTCACCGTCTGGAACGGCGGGCTGACCCGGCTCACCGGGGTGCCGCGCGGCGAGGCGCGGGGGCGCGAGCTCACGGACTTCGCCGTGGCCGACGAGCGGGCGGCCCTGGCCGCGCTGCTCGACCGCTCGCTGGCCGGCGAGGCGGTGGACGGCTTCGAGACGCGGCTCACCGCCCCCGGCGGCGAGGCCCGGGTGGCCTTCAACACCGCCCCGGTGCGCACCGCCGCCGGCGTCGTCGAGGCGGTGGTGGCCATCGGCCAGGACCTGACGCGCCTGAGGAACCTGGAGGCCGCCGCCGAGCAGGCCGAGAAGATGGCCGGCCTGGGGCGGCTGGCCGCCGGCATCGTGCACGAGCTCAACAACCCGCTGGTGGCGGTCACCATGTACGCCGAGGCGCTCTACGAGAAGTGGGCCTTCTCCTCCGGCGCCACCGCCGACCTGGAGAAGATCAAGGCCATCAAGGACGCCGGCCAGCGCATCCAGAAGCTGACCCGCGACCTGACCGCCTACGCCCGCGGCGGCTCGTCGAGGCCGGAGCCGCTGGACCTGGCGCCGCTGCTCGACCAGGCGGCGCGCATGTGCAAGCCGGCCCTCAAGGAGGCCAGCGCCGAGGTGGAGCGGGCCTTCGCCGAGGTGCCGCAGGTGGACGCCTCCAAGGCGGCCCTGGTGCAGGCCTTCGTGAACCTGATCACCAACGCCAGCCAGGCCCTGGCGCCCGGCGGCGGCCACGTGCGGCTGGGGCTCACGGTCGCCGGTGGGCGGGTGCTGGCGTCGGTGCGGGACGACGGCGCCGGCATGGCGCCCGACGTGCTGGCGCGCGCCTTCGAGCCCTTCTTCACCACCCGGCCCGGGCGCGGCATCGGCCTGGGGCTGGCCACCGCGCGCGGCATCGTGGAGCGCTACGGGGGCACCATCGCCATCGAGAGCGCCGCCGGCCAGGGGGCCACCGTGACGGTGAGCCTGCCGGCGCGGGCCGTGGACGGGCCGCCCCGTCCGTAG